One Brevibacillus choshinensis genomic window carries:
- a CDS encoding asparaginase, with translation MEETLVVVKRGSHIESVHTGSIAVVDWRGNLLYGVGDVERTTFTRSSLKPIQAIPLVQSGAADRFLFNDKEIAICCGSHNGEEQHTQVVRSMLFRIGLQEENLQCGSHPPYSQEHYLELVKKHVEPGQIHNNCSGKHTGMLALAMHLESDIATYHQLEHPVQRKVLDTLLELAEIGDGQVLTGIDGCGVPNFAIPLTKLAQIFAKLAHPVDIHSPSLKKAIQRITQAMMQYPEMVSGTNEFCTEVMKVTKGRVIAKGGAEGVYSLGLMEKGIGIAIKVADGNWRSAYPAAVEALLQLEELSPAEAAALRDFHVPAVTNRKGEHVGSVEPVFALKEGKAFTSSVCI, from the coding sequence ATGGAAGAAACATTGGTCGTAGTCAAACGGGGGAGTCATATCGAGAGCGTACATACAGGAAGCATCGCAGTCGTGGATTGGCGCGGGAATTTGCTGTACGGGGTAGGAGATGTTGAGCGCACGACATTTACCCGCTCTTCCCTCAAACCGATTCAAGCGATTCCCCTCGTTCAGTCAGGGGCGGCGGACCGCTTTTTGTTCAATGACAAGGAGATTGCCATTTGCTGCGGCTCTCACAACGGTGAAGAGCAGCACACACAGGTAGTCCGCTCCATGTTGTTCCGCATTGGCTTGCAGGAGGAAAACCTGCAGTGCGGCTCGCATCCCCCATACAGCCAGGAACACTATCTAGAGCTGGTCAAAAAGCACGTAGAGCCGGGTCAAATTCACAATAACTGCTCGGGAAAGCATACGGGCATGCTTGCGCTGGCCATGCATTTGGAAAGCGACATCGCCACCTATCATCAGCTGGAGCATCCCGTTCAGCGAAAAGTGCTGGATACCCTCCTCGAGCTGGCGGAAATCGGGGACGGTCAAGTGCTGACAGGAATCGATGGATGCGGGGTTCCCAATTTTGCGATTCCATTGACGAAGCTGGCCCAAATATTTGCCAAACTGGCGCATCCTGTTGACATCCATTCGCCTTCGCTCAAGAAAGCCATCCAGCGCATTACCCAAGCCATGATGCAGTATCCAGAGATGGTGAGCGGAACGAATGAATTCTGCACGGAGGTCATGAAAGTCACCAAGGGCAGAGTGATCGCGAAGGGTGGGGCAGAGGGGGTGTACAGCCTAGGACTCATGGAGAAAGGGATCGGTATCGCCATAAAGGTAGCGGATGGCAACTGGCGGTCTGCGTACCCTGCTGCCGTGGAGGCTTTGCTGCAGCTAGAGGAGCTGAGTCCTGCAGAAGCGGCTGCGCTACGTGACTTTCACGTGCCTGCAGTCACGAACAGAAAGGGAGAGCATGTGGGAAGTGTGGAGCCCGTTTTTGCTTTGAAAGAAGGGAAAGCGTTTACGAGCTCCGTTTGCATCTAA
- a CDS encoding ABC transporter ATP-binding protein, with the protein MTESLLEVKQLHVHFPVKKGFFQRTQGYVRAVDDVSFSIAKGETFGLVGESGCGKSTTGRAILNLIRPTSGQVLFAQEDLSSISTAQMRAKRKNMQMVFQDPYASLNPRLTVEEILEEPLKAHQVGNPEERKQKIAEMMDVCGLNQSYLKRYAHEFSGGQRQRICIARALILKPELIVADEPVSALDVSIQSQILNLLQDLQEEYQLTYLFISHDLAVVHHLCNRLGVMYLGRMAEIGAAEKIYENPLHPYTQSLLSAIPAADPRKKKERILLRGEVPSPANPPQGCAFVTRCPKAKEICKKERPLLIQAAEDHLVACHLLT; encoded by the coding sequence ATGACGGAATCACTTTTGGAAGTAAAGCAGCTGCACGTTCATTTTCCGGTGAAAAAGGGCTTCTTTCAGCGAACACAAGGGTATGTCCGCGCAGTCGATGACGTTTCCTTTTCCATTGCCAAAGGAGAGACGTTTGGACTGGTGGGGGAATCCGGCTGCGGCAAATCGACGACGGGGCGAGCGATCCTGAATCTGATCAGGCCAACATCGGGACAGGTGTTGTTTGCCCAAGAAGATTTGTCCTCAATTTCCACAGCGCAGATGAGAGCGAAACGTAAGAACATGCAAATGGTGTTTCAGGACCCGTACGCTTCTCTCAATCCGCGCCTGACCGTTGAGGAAATCCTGGAGGAGCCATTGAAGGCCCATCAGGTCGGCAATCCGGAAGAACGGAAGCAAAAAATTGCGGAAATGATGGATGTCTGCGGCTTGAATCAGTCGTATTTGAAACGATACGCTCACGAATTCTCTGGAGGGCAGCGGCAGCGGATATGCATCGCCCGAGCCTTGATCCTGAAGCCGGAGCTGATCGTGGCTGACGAGCCCGTGTCTGCGCTGGATGTATCGATTCAATCGCAGATTCTGAATTTGCTGCAGGATTTGCAGGAAGAATACCAGCTCACGTACTTGTTCATTTCCCATGATTTGGCTGTCGTCCACCATCTGTGCAATCGATTGGGAGTCATGTATTTAGGGAGAATGGCCGAGATCGGTGCAGCTGAAAAAATCTACGAAAATCCATTGCATCCCTATACGCAGTCTCTGCTTTCGGCCATACCTGCGGCGGACCCGCGGAAGAAAAAAGAGCGTATTCTCTTGCGGGGAGAAGTACCTTCCCCAGCCAACCCGCCACAAGGCTGCGCATTTGTCACCCGATGCCCGAAAGCAAAGGAGATCTGTAAAAAGGAGAGGCCGCTCCTCATCCAAGCAGCTGAGGATCATCTGGTAGCGTGCCACTTGCTGACCTGA
- a CDS encoding ABC transporter ATP-binding protein, which translates to MEEAMLEVKGLTIQFRNDEKEYSVVHGISFHVNKGETLGLVGESGCGKSVTSLSIMGLVPTPPGKVVAGEILYKGVDLLSLQEKQMNEIRGNEISMIFQEPMTSLTPVFTIGRQLDEGILLHTKLTKKEAKARSIEMLKLVGIPRAEQIYTSYPHELSGGMRQRVMIAMGLACQPQLLIADEPTTALDVTIQAQILDLMRELKEQTDTAILFITHDLGVVAEMCDRVIVMYAGEIVEEADVDTLFHDPKHPYTRGLMESIPSLEEKKRRLYSIAGQVPPAGSVIKGCRFLDRCDRAMERCAKDHPELRELKQGHTCRCWLYAE; encoded by the coding sequence GTGGAAGAAGCAATGCTGGAGGTAAAAGGGCTCACGATCCAATTTCGCAACGATGAAAAGGAGTACTCCGTCGTACACGGGATTTCTTTTCATGTAAACAAGGGGGAAACCTTGGGACTGGTAGGGGAATCGGGCTGCGGGAAGAGTGTCACATCACTGTCGATCATGGGATTGGTTCCGACTCCGCCTGGGAAGGTCGTCGCTGGCGAAATTCTGTACAAAGGAGTCGATCTGCTCTCCCTCCAGGAAAAGCAGATGAATGAGATACGCGGGAACGAAATCTCCATGATTTTTCAGGAGCCGATGACCTCGCTCACGCCGGTTTTTACGATAGGCAGACAGCTGGATGAGGGGATCCTGCTCCATACCAAGCTGACCAAGAAAGAAGCGAAAGCGCGCTCGATCGAAATGCTCAAGCTGGTAGGGATTCCGCGCGCCGAGCAGATCTACACGAGCTATCCCCATGAATTATCAGGCGGAATGCGGCAGCGTGTCATGATCGCGATGGGCTTGGCTTGTCAGCCCCAGCTGCTGATAGCAGATGAGCCCACGACGGCGCTCGATGTCACCATTCAGGCGCAGATTCTCGATCTCATGCGGGAGCTGAAAGAACAGACAGACACGGCGATCCTGTTCATCACGCACGATTTGGGAGTCGTGGCGGAGATGTGCGACCGTGTGATTGTCATGTATGCAGGGGAGATTGTGGAGGAGGCGGACGTGGATACGCTTTTTCACGATCCGAAGCATCCGTATACGCGTGGACTGATGGAGTCGATCCCGAGCTTGGAAGAAAAGAAGCGACGCCTGTACTCCATTGCCGGTCAGGTCCCGCCTGCCGGGTCGGTCATCAAAGGCTGTCGTTTTCTAGACAGGTGTGATCGTGCGATGGAGCGGTGTGCAAAGGATCATCCCGAATTGCGCGAGCTCAAGCAAGGTCATACTTGCCGCTGCTGGTTGTATGCGGAGTAA
- a CDS encoding ABC transporter permease subunit, which produces MMQTKENKSLSPFRAFLKKFGKQRVASLALGVVAVIVAAGILAPWLAPFDPYRPVTDQYQAKGIEVSQMTSASIPLELVMSDGSKRAGSEISQVTIESKDRQIASARKTDGSILVNAGGDGTTTILVSSGELISRFKVAVSDQSTKDVYLSQLIATVPKQSLQPGETVKSEVSAILTDGSEIKGIDQVVAFADKDKAVEASKPVSTDGFSNSGFANSAVPAEVKGLSFQSADPEILNVSQDGTIQAVGGGIGKIKVSVDGISAILPVSVNAPMSEPVPVRLQPGELQVDLINGYKHQPPSSLHWFGTDHQNRDILSRVLVGTRETLLIGFVSVAIGAAIGTVLGLIAGYYGKWMDGLITRFTDVLLAFPGILLAIAVIALLGPGITNIIFAVAVFTIPIFIRIVRGSALALKEMTYVEAARSIGVRDSVIIMRHIFPGTMSVVMVYLTMRIGTAILIGASLSFLGLGGDITAPEWGAMLSAAKDNSRNLLHPTFFPGLAIVITVLSFNLLGDGLRDALDPKLKD; this is translated from the coding sequence ATGATGCAGACCAAAGAGAACAAATCCCTCTCTCCTTTTCGAGCGTTTCTCAAGAAGTTTGGCAAGCAGCGAGTCGCATCTCTTGCGCTCGGGGTGGTCGCGGTGATCGTAGCAGCAGGCATACTCGCCCCCTGGCTCGCACCTTTTGATCCCTATCGACCGGTTACCGACCAGTATCAGGCGAAAGGAATCGAAGTCAGTCAGATGACAAGCGCGAGTATCCCATTGGAGCTCGTGATGAGTGACGGAAGCAAGAGGGCAGGCAGCGAGATCAGTCAGGTGACAATCGAGAGCAAGGATCGGCAAATCGCGTCCGCGCGGAAAACAGACGGGAGTATCTTAGTCAATGCGGGCGGCGATGGCACCACGACCATACTCGTATCGAGCGGCGAATTGATCTCTCGCTTCAAAGTCGCAGTCTCCGATCAGAGCACGAAGGATGTGTATTTGTCCCAGCTGATCGCTACTGTGCCCAAACAATCACTGCAACCGGGCGAGACCGTCAAATCGGAAGTCTCCGCGATTTTGACGGATGGCAGTGAAATAAAGGGAATCGATCAAGTCGTTGCCTTTGCAGATAAAGACAAAGCCGTAGAGGCATCCAAGCCGGTGTCTACCGATGGATTTTCCAACAGCGGGTTTGCCAATTCCGCGGTGCCTGCGGAGGTCAAGGGCCTGTCCTTTCAATCTGCAGATCCCGAGATTTTGAACGTCAGTCAGGATGGGACGATCCAGGCTGTCGGAGGTGGCATCGGCAAAATCAAAGTGTCTGTGGATGGCATTTCTGCGATCTTGCCGGTCAGTGTGAACGCCCCCATGTCTGAGCCTGTTCCTGTCCGCCTTCAGCCCGGAGAGCTGCAAGTGGACCTGATCAATGGGTACAAGCATCAGCCGCCTTCCAGCCTGCATTGGTTTGGGACGGATCATCAGAATCGGGATATTTTATCGCGCGTGCTGGTAGGGACCAGGGAAACCCTTCTGATCGGATTTGTTTCCGTGGCGATCGGGGCTGCTATCGGTACGGTGCTGGGGCTGATTGCAGGGTATTACGGAAAGTGGATGGATGGGCTCATTACGAGATTCACGGATGTCTTGCTTGCTTTCCCGGGGATTTTGCTAGCCATTGCAGTGATTGCCTTATTGGGACCGGGGATAACAAACATCATTTTTGCGGTGGCGGTATTCACGATCCCGATTTTCATTCGAATTGTACGGGGAAGCGCCTTGGCTTTAAAAGAAATGACCTACGTAGAAGCGGCACGGTCGATCGGCGTCCGCGATTCGGTGATCATCATGAGGCATATATTCCCCGGGACGATGTCCGTGGTGATGGTGTATTTGACGATGCGGATCGGCACAGCCATCCTGATCGGTGCTTCCCTCAGCTTTCTCGGGCTGGGCGGCGACATCACGGCTCCCGAGTGGGGGGCCATGCTCAGTGCAGCAAAGGACAACAGCCGCAACTTGCTGCATCCCACCTTCTTTCCGGGTCTCGCAATCGTCATCACCGTTCTCAGCTTCAACCTGCTGGGAGACGGGCTGCGCGACGCATTAGATCCGAAATTGAAGGACTAG
- the nikB gene encoding nickel ABC transporter permease has translation MFSFIARRTAGMVPMLVIVSIISFLFVHLTPGDPIRILYGNELDAATYELLKEKEGFNDPLYVQYFRYVGQVVLDGDFGTSYRTKANVSDEIFRRFSYTLMLTFASMIWAVVIGLFVGILSAVKRNSWMDRIGMVSAITALSVPEFWFGLMLMQIFAVQLGWFPTSGSGSFRHLILPSLTLGLGVAAIIARFTRSSILEVLREDFVRTAKAKGQKAWTIVLTHVLRSALIPVVTMTGLQFGFLLGGAVVVEQVFSWPGLGSYLIDSILTRDYPVIQALILLFSVQFLVVNLIVDISYGLLNPQIRYE, from the coding sequence TTGTTTTCATTCATTGCCAGACGAACAGCCGGAATGGTGCCGATGCTGGTGATCGTCTCCATCATTTCGTTTTTGTTTGTACATCTCACCCCTGGGGATCCCATCCGGATTTTGTACGGAAATGAACTGGATGCCGCAACGTATGAGCTGCTTAAGGAAAAAGAGGGCTTTAACGATCCGCTGTACGTGCAGTATTTCCGCTATGTCGGGCAGGTTGTTCTCGATGGGGATTTTGGGACCTCCTATCGCACCAAAGCAAATGTATCAGACGAAATCTTCCGCCGCTTCTCCTATACGCTGATGCTGACGTTTGCGAGCATGATTTGGGCTGTTGTCATCGGCCTTTTTGTCGGAATCTTATCTGCTGTCAAACGCAATTCCTGGATGGACCGGATCGGGATGGTGTCCGCAATCACGGCTTTGTCCGTGCCTGAGTTCTGGTTTGGGTTGATGCTCATGCAGATCTTTGCTGTACAGCTCGGCTGGTTTCCGACGAGCGGAAGCGGATCGTTCCGTCATTTGATCTTGCCTTCGCTGACGCTCGGATTAGGGGTGGCTGCGATCATTGCGCGCTTTACACGCTCCAGCATTTTGGAGGTGCTACGCGAAGATTTTGTACGGACGGCCAAGGCGAAGGGACAGAAAGCGTGGACCATTGTACTGACGCATGTGCTGCGCAGCGCTTTGATCCCTGTCGTGACGATGACGGGTCTGCAATTCGGCTTTTTGCTCGGCGGGGCAGTCGTGGTCGAGCAAGTCTTTTCCTGGCCAGGTCTCGGCTCATACTTGATCGATTCCATTTTGACGCGGGATTATCCGGTCATACAGGCGCTGATCCTGCTCTTTTCCGTTCAATTTCTGGTGGTCAATCTGATCGTCGATATCAGCTACGGGTTGTTGAATCCGCAAATACGTTACGAGTAG
- a CDS encoding glutathione ABC transporter substrate-binding protein, translating into MKKGRGLQIGLSCILLAGMLAACSAPAEKPKETAATGSGAPAATPPSSTPPAAAQTEKQAEAKTITLAMEAEPISMDPQNVTDGNSISVQSTMYEGLLTFTDKMEPVPLLATEYKFNENATELTFTLREGVTFHDGSPFNADVVKANLDFVLDEKNGLARRNFFSFIKEVVVKDPTHVTIVATSPNSTMLSYLAHPAASMKSLEVIKKKKADPNFNLDRNPVGTGPYKFAEWKDNQYVKVVPFENYWNKDLKAKAESIVYKPVIEASTRINMLKAGETDIVTKLPTLNAKEIASDSKFNVFTGPSLNVYYVGINMREKKYQDKKVRQAMNYAINKDELIAGVLDGYGKVADSPIAPNTYGYAQQKVYEYNPDLAKKMLAEAGVKDGFEATLWTRNSSEFIAIAENVAMQLGKVGIKAKVQAFESGTLFDMLDNNKGTDLWIGRWSPGTGEVDYGIRPNFHTKSFGPANNNSGFYSNPQVDKLLDDAISTANKEESLKKYAEVQKIIVEDAPWVFLHVPENIVAKTSSVSNVMVLPSDTVIVDNAEKK; encoded by the coding sequence ATGAAAAAAGGAAGGGGCTTACAGATCGGCTTGAGCTGTATACTGCTGGCTGGAATGCTGGCAGCTTGTTCGGCGCCAGCTGAAAAGCCAAAGGAAACGGCAGCGACGGGTTCAGGAGCGCCCGCTGCGACACCGCCGAGCAGCACGCCGCCAGCAGCCGCTCAGACAGAGAAACAAGCGGAGGCCAAGACGATCACGTTGGCGATGGAAGCGGAGCCGATTTCCATGGATCCCCAGAATGTGACCGATGGAAACTCGATTTCGGTGCAGAGCACGATGTACGAGGGGCTTTTGACCTTCACCGACAAGATGGAGCCGGTGCCTTTGCTCGCCACGGAGTACAAATTCAACGAGAACGCCACGGAGCTGACGTTTACCCTGCGCGAGGGAGTGACCTTCCATGACGGTTCCCCTTTCAATGCTGACGTGGTGAAGGCCAATCTTGATTTTGTTCTCGATGAGAAAAATGGGCTGGCGCGGAGAAACTTCTTCTCATTTATCAAAGAAGTCGTCGTGAAAGATCCTACCCATGTCACGATCGTAGCCACGTCCCCGAACTCAACCATGCTCTCTTATCTGGCGCACCCGGCGGCATCGATGAAATCATTGGAGGTCATCAAGAAGAAAAAGGCAGACCCGAACTTCAATCTCGACCGCAATCCGGTGGGAACAGGCCCGTACAAATTTGCGGAATGGAAGGACAATCAATACGTCAAGGTCGTTCCGTTTGAAAACTACTGGAACAAAGACCTGAAAGCAAAAGCCGAGAGCATCGTCTACAAGCCGGTCATCGAGGCCTCTACGCGCATCAACATGCTGAAGGCTGGCGAGACGGATATCGTCACCAAGCTCCCCACGCTGAATGCCAAGGAGATCGCTTCCGACAGCAAATTCAATGTATTTACGGGTCCGTCCCTGAACGTGTATTACGTGGGCATCAACATGCGGGAGAAAAAATATCAGGACAAAAAAGTCCGGCAAGCGATGAACTACGCGATCAACAAGGATGAGCTGATTGCCGGTGTGCTGGATGGGTACGGCAAGGTGGCCGACTCCCCGATCGCTCCGAACACATATGGCTATGCCCAGCAAAAAGTGTATGAATACAATCCTGACCTGGCCAAAAAGATGCTGGCAGAGGCGGGCGTCAAAGACGGTTTTGAAGCGACTCTGTGGACCCGCAATTCCAGTGAATTCATTGCGATCGCGGAAAATGTGGCGATGCAGTTGGGCAAGGTGGGCATCAAGGCCAAGGTGCAGGCGTTTGAAAGCGGGACCTTGTTTGACATGCTCGACAACAACAAAGGAACGGATCTCTGGATCGGCCGCTGGTCACCGGGTACAGGAGAAGTCGACTACGGCATTCGTCCGAACTTCCATACGAAGAGCTTTGGCCCTGCCAACAACAACTCCGGATTCTATAGCAATCCGCAGGTCGACAAGCTGCTGGATGATGCGATATCGACAGCAAACAAAGAGGAATCGCTGAAAAAGTATGCCGAAGTGCAAAAGATCATCGTGGAAGATGCGCCATGGGTGTTCCTGCATGTTCCGGAAAACATCGTGGCCAAGACGAGCAGCGTGTCCAACGTCATGGTGCTTCCGAGTGACACCGTCATTGTCGACAACGCGGAGAAAAAATAA
- a CDS encoding sigma-54 interaction domain-containing protein, whose protein sequence is MYAKELILLTGTTETRKTLVRQLQEVIGDFVRIHDYSLEEGIPHVFSNQLIILSSSAIEEETVPYIGDGSKVVVAKRTVNFEHIDKLLFLAENTNVLYVNDAPETVYESIETLLQLGINHIHYHPFYPGKKNYAEVSIAITPGEINLVPPFIQQVVNIGPRLIDITTVMTILQHLNLLEKKGDIVSDKYIRKIIDLSQKLSQTSKESDRLNKHLKQVLDGVNDGILAVNSKGVITVFNENLQHLLGMFSTKTIGRKLHDVFRNPELVAFILHDSSEESGWFSVLHTDVIVHRFYLETEGAIVATFKNAHETIEMEKTIRRELVKKGYIAKYGFEDIRGVSPSIQKCKQIAAKIAKTNLTVLIEGESGTGKELYASAIHNESLRRDGPFLAVNFSALPDDLVESELFGYEEGAFTGAKKGGKVGLFEQANGGTLFLDEIGDISLKLQARLLRVLQEKEIMRVGGNKIIPIDVRVIAATNKNLLQMIEQGTYRADLYHRLKILYIHLPELRNRKMDIPHLVKHVLEQSGRSHIQISPEVMHRLVQYNWYGNVRELKNTIDYMLAVCDGTIITIDDMPDESFFQRSSHQESSLPSLQSRSISPDALSQLDLPSDADEYLFILQTIYAHNQQGESIGRKKIADKTRGWQKEMTEQQMRSRLKTLEQREWIVTTRGRSGIKLTSSGLAYLHKHQTY, encoded by the coding sequence TTGTACGCCAAAGAGCTGATTTTGCTAACAGGAACTACCGAGACGAGAAAGACGCTCGTCAGACAGCTTCAGGAAGTCATCGGGGATTTTGTCCGCATTCATGATTACTCTTTGGAAGAAGGGATTCCTCATGTCTTTTCTAACCAACTGATCATTCTCTCTTCCTCCGCCATTGAAGAGGAGACCGTCCCTTATATCGGTGACGGCAGCAAAGTGGTCGTCGCCAAACGGACTGTCAATTTCGAGCACATCGACAAGCTGCTGTTTCTGGCGGAAAACACCAACGTGCTGTACGTAAATGACGCTCCCGAAACGGTCTACGAATCGATCGAGACCTTGCTGCAGCTCGGGATCAACCACATTCACTACCATCCGTTCTACCCAGGAAAAAAGAATTACGCAGAAGTATCCATCGCGATCACTCCTGGAGAAATCAACCTTGTCCCCCCTTTCATTCAGCAAGTCGTAAATATCGGCCCGCGTCTGATCGACATCACAACGGTCATGACCATTTTGCAGCATCTGAACCTGCTCGAAAAAAAAGGCGATATCGTCTCCGATAAATACATCCGCAAAATCATCGACCTCAGCCAGAAGCTCTCCCAAACGAGCAAGGAATCCGATCGGCTGAACAAACACCTGAAGCAAGTACTCGATGGCGTCAATGACGGGATCCTCGCGGTGAACAGCAAAGGGGTCATCACGGTATTCAATGAGAATCTGCAGCATTTGCTGGGCATGTTCTCGACCAAAACCATCGGGAGGAAACTCCATGATGTCTTTCGCAATCCCGAGCTCGTGGCGTTCATCCTCCACGATTCCTCGGAGGAGTCGGGCTGGTTCTCCGTTCTCCACACAGACGTGATCGTCCATCGCTTTTATCTGGAGACGGAAGGGGCGATCGTCGCTACCTTCAAGAACGCGCACGAAACGATCGAAATGGAAAAAACCATCCGCCGAGAGCTCGTCAAGAAAGGCTATATCGCCAAATACGGCTTTGAAGATATTCGCGGAGTCAGCCCGAGCATTCAAAAGTGCAAGCAAATCGCTGCCAAGATCGCCAAAACCAATCTCACCGTCCTCATTGAAGGAGAGAGCGGAACTGGCAAGGAGCTTTACGCGAGTGCCATCCACAATGAATCGCTGCGTCGCGACGGTCCTTTTTTAGCGGTCAATTTCAGCGCACTGCCTGATGATCTGGTCGAAAGCGAGCTGTTCGGCTACGAAGAAGGGGCTTTTACCGGGGCCAAAAAAGGGGGAAAGGTCGGTCTGTTCGAGCAAGCCAATGGGGGTACGCTTTTCCTCGATGAAATAGGGGATATCAGTCTGAAGCTCCAGGCCAGATTGCTACGAGTCCTGCAGGAAAAGGAAATCATGCGCGTCGGCGGCAACAAGATCATCCCCATTGACGTCCGCGTCATAGCAGCGACGAATAAAAATCTGCTGCAAATGATCGAGCAAGGCACCTATCGGGCGGACCTGTACCACCGACTGAAAATCCTTTACATTCATCTGCCTGAGCTGCGCAACCGCAAAATGGACATCCCCCATCTGGTGAAGCATGTTCTGGAGCAAAGCGGAAGAAGCCATATCCAGATTTCGCCCGAAGTCATGCACCGCCTCGTTCAATACAACTGGTACGGCAATGTGAGAGAGCTCAAAAACACCATTGACTACATGCTTGCCGTCTGTGATGGAACGATCATTACGATAGACGACATGCCGGACGAGAGCTTTTTCCAACGCAGCTCCCACCAGGAAAGCTCGCTTCCTTCCCTCCAATCCCGTTCCATTTCGCCCGATGCCTTATCGCAATTGGATTTACCCAGCGATGCAGACGAATACCTGTTTATCCTGCAGACCATCTACGCCCACAACCAGCAGGGTGAGTCGATCGGCAGAAAAAAAATAGCAGACAAGACGCGCGGTTGGCAAAAGGAAATGACAGAGCAGCAAATGCGCTCCCGTCTCAAGACGCTGGAACAGCGGGAATGGATCGTGACCACGCGAGGCAGATCCGGAATCAAGCTGACCAGCAGCGGATTGGCATATTTACACAAACATCAAACCTACTAG
- a CDS encoding (Fe-S)-binding protein — translation MKVSLFITCLSDALYPRVGEAMVRLLARYGVQIHFPQEQTCCGQPAFNSGYWDEARASAQTLIRAFADSDYVISPSGSCTGMIHHYFPKLFEHDPQLLASAHQLREKTYEFTQFLVNVLGVTDLGAVFPHKVTYHPSCHGSRLLGIKQEPLQLMEQVRGLELVPLPFAEDCCGFGGTFAVKMSDISGAMVAEKADHILETEAEVLVGLDLGCLMNISGHLHFRGKPVRTMHLAELLYEGVMVSEQR, via the coding sequence GTGAAAGTATCTTTGTTTATTACCTGTTTGAGTGACGCCCTCTATCCGCGGGTAGGGGAGGCGATGGTACGGCTGCTTGCAAGGTACGGGGTCCAAATCCATTTTCCACAGGAACAGACCTGCTGCGGTCAGCCTGCCTTCAACAGCGGATACTGGGATGAGGCGAGGGCGTCGGCCCAGACCTTGATTCGTGCTTTTGCCGACAGCGATTATGTCATTTCTCCGTCCGGCTCTTGCACAGGCATGATTCACCATTACTTTCCCAAGCTGTTTGAGCATGATCCGCAGCTTCTCGCAAGTGCGCACCAGCTGCGTGAAAAGACTTATGAATTTACCCAATTCCTCGTGAACGTGCTGGGAGTGACGGACCTCGGCGCAGTCTTCCCGCACAAGGTGACGTACCACCCGTCCTGTCATGGCAGCCGTCTCCTTGGCATCAAGCAGGAGCCGCTGCAGCTGATGGAACAGGTACGCGGCCTGGAACTGGTCCCGCTGCCGTTTGCGGAGGATTGCTGCGGCTTCGGGGGTACCTTCGCTGTAAAAATGAGCGATATCAGCGGTGCGATGGTAGCGGAAAAAGCCGATCACATCCTCGAGACGGAAGCGGAAGTGCTCGTGGGGCTGGATCTCGGATGCCTGATGAACATCTCCGGTCACCTGCACTTTCGCGGGAAACCGGTCCGCACGATGCATCTGGCCGAACTGTTGTACGAAGGAGTGATGGTCAGTGAGCAGCGGTAA